AAACCGACTAGATTGACTGCTAAATCAGGATGGTAAACGTGAAAGTGGAGTTTCTAGGCGGACTGGATGCTATTTTCGGAAAGCAAAGAGTACATAAAATTACCATGGATAAAGAAGATCCTGTCACAGTGGGCGATTTGATTGATCACATTGTATCTACCATGATTAATAACCCTAATGACGTTAGTATCTTCATCGAAGATGATTCTATAAGACCCGGTATCATCACATTAATCAACGACACTGATTGGGAACTTGAAGGCGAAAAAGACTATATATTGGAAGACGGTGACATCATCTCTTTTACTTCAACGTTGCACGGTGGCTAAGCAATGGAAGCGAATAATTTTTAAGAAGCAACTATAGATATATAAAGTGTTGTAGAGCTTTGAACGAATAACTGGTTAGATAACGTAGGTGATATGCagataatataaaaagtaaTACTAATAATTAGATTGATTTTTAGTACACGACGAAGATTACAGCTCTTGTATCCTACACCCCAGAAGACCTCTACCCTCCCAGTTTCTCGAAGGCGTCAGCGATGTTTTTAGGATTTGCCCTTCCCTCAACAGAAGGACGGGAAGTGGCTTGTCTTCATTCTTTATGACAACCATctgaatattttgaagtttaGAATGGTTTGCAGCATGTACATTACCAATAGAAATCAGTTTATCATCGACCTTCATATCTGCTTTATCTGCAGGGCTACCAGGTACTACCTCACTAATAAATGCAAATGGGATGGTATACTGAATGGCTTGATCGTCGTTATTCCTGGTTGTGTTTTGATTCGACCTAACATTCATATTATCAAAGTGCTGATTTAGCAGGACATGCGATCTTTGCAAAAGGTAATTTAAATCATTCTTTAGCATATTGACATTCTTCCTGATCATGGTGACCTGCAATACGTCGACATCCGAACGAGGATATCCGTCCGGCGTTACCAACGCAGAATCCATTCCGATACCTTGCTCCTCGAGGACGCTGAAGTACGCCTCCAGTTGTGCCTCGATATCCGTCTTTAACACCATCAATTCCGATAGTTTGAAGCTGTCCATTTGGCTAATTCTTGACGTTAGGCTTGGGTCTATCTTGACATTGGCCAACAATTTGCTTAACTCTTTTTCCTCCATTACGGTCGGTTCCTATTCTAATCCCTGCTCCGTTTTACTTTGGTAGTAACTTTTCTATCTTTCTCAATgctgaatattttttttcctttattatCTAATATTCAACCGTTATAAAGTAAGCCTTGTCGAGCATACGCCACGGCGCACGTAAGAAACAGTAATTTTTGAGTACCAGTGGATAACCAATAGCAAGATCACTACTGCTAGAGATCACAGATCCTGACCTTTAGGTAAGCCACTCCCAAGAACCCTTCCAATTACTTGTTTGTAATGTGGTCCAATAGCACCAATTTTTAGGGGTTACCCACCGGTCTAATCCTTAATCGAATTCTAAAAAGAGTCTCCACTGCAGGCTGCAAGTCGCAATGTTAATGTTATCAACACCGAAGGCAGCGGTTTTTAGCACTATGACACAGACTGATAATCCCGTTCCCAACTGTGGTTTGCTGCCCGAGCAGCAGTATTGTTCTGCAGACCATGAAGAGCCACTGTTGTTGCATGAAGAACAACTGATATTTCCTGATCATTCCTCCCAACTGTCCTCGGCAGATATCATCGAGCCAATTAAGATGAGCAGCAGTACGGACTCTATTATTGGGTCCACGCTGCGAAAGAAATCGGTGCCGCTGTCCTCAACGCAGATTACAGCTCTTTCCGGCGCATTTGCTGGATTCTTATCGGGTGTGGCAGTATGTCCTCTCGACGTTGCCAAAACGCGATTGCAAGCACAAGGACTACAAACCAGGTTCGAGAACCCCTACTATCGAGGGATAATGGGGACTCTGAGTACTATAGTAAGAGACGAGGGCCCACGAGGCCTATACAAAGGGCTGGTACCGATCGTCCTGGGCTACTTCCCAACCTGGATGATATACTTTTCCGCGTACGAATTCagtaaaaaattcttccatGGCATCTTCCCACAGTTTGATTTCGTTGCCCAGTCATGTGCTGCCATCACGGCAGGAGCTGCATCTACGACGCTGACCAACCCAATCTGGGTCGTGAAGACAAGACTTATGTTGCAATCAAACCTTGGCGAGCACCCTACACATTACAAAGGGACTTTCGATGCATTCAAGAAGATATTTTCCCAGGAAGGGTTCAAAGCATTATATGCGGGGCTGGTCCCCTCACTGTTAGGGCTATTTCATGTGGCTATCCATTTCCCTATATACGAAGATTTGAAGATAAGATTCCACTGCTATTCTCGGGAGGACAACGCCAACTCCATCAACTTACAACGATTGATCATGGCATCATCTGTTTCTAAGATGATTGCCTCAGCGGTGACATATCCACACGAAATCTTACGAACCAGAATGCAACTGAAATCTGATATACCGGATTCCATTCAACGACGTCTGTTCCCCCTCATTAAGGCAACTTATGCACAAGAGGGAATCAAAGGATTTTACTCTGGATTTACTACAAACCTAGTACGAACCATTCCAGCCTCGGCAATCACTCTAGTATCCTTTGAGTATTTCAGAAACCGTCTGGAAAATATTAGCTCTGTAGCATTTTAGAGTCGTCACATTCACACATATTATGCATTACGAACATGCTCGCGCTAACAAACACATATTTCCAGCTTGTAAATATACCTAACAAGATAACTCTCCCTCCCTAATATTCAGATAATCCGCATCAAACAGCCCACTAAATGCGCGcacatacatatatacatgcACATGATTATATAGACAACATATACCTATACATTTCCATAGTCTTGACAATATTCCGTATTTGCCATTTTCTTGGCACTATTTTACCTTATCGTTACCAAAATAGTCCCTTTATTAAATACTATTTTTAAAGCGAAAACGGGTGCGAACAAAATGAATGGCTTCGATTTAGCGCGAAACAGAAATACAGCATAGATCAGCGAGTATCATAGTACTGAGACAGCGCTTGTACTTTTCCTCGTGTTGGTATTCGTTTCCTTACTTCTTGTCTTCAGGAAATTATAtccagaaaagaaaactaatACCAATAAAAACCAATCATAAGGCAGCCATGACAACGAATCTGAAAAGGCTCATATTCACCTTCCTACCATGCATCACCCTTTTGCTGAAACTCACAATAGCCGCTGCCGAACCACCTGAGGGCTTTCCAGAGCCCTTGAATTCAGCagaattcaaagaagagCTATCCAAGGGGCTGCATATTATTGACTTCTATAGCCCATACTGTCCGCACTGCAAACACCTAGCACCTGTTTGGATGGAAACATGGGAGGagtttaaagaagaaggcaAGAAACTAAACATAACCTTTTCACAAGTTAACTGTGTCGAGAGCGCCGATTTGTGTGCGGATGAAAATATTGGATTCTTCCCTGACATTAGACTTTATAACCCCTCAGGATACGTCAAATCGTTCACTGAAACACCAAGGACCAAAGAATCATTAATTGCGTTTGCGCGTAGGGAGTCTGTGGACCCAAACAACCTCGATGTTGATTTGGATTCTGCTATAAGTCAGAGCCAATATCTCGAAGGCTTTGATTTTCTCGAGCTGATTGCTGGTAAGGCAACTAGACCATATTTGGTTTCCTTCTGGCCGACCAAAGACATGAAAGATACCGACGATTCACTAGAGTTCAGTGTTTGTGACAAATGCCATGAATTCCAAAGAACTTGGAAGATCATTTCAAGACAGTTAGCTGTGGAGGATATCAAGACGGGCCACGTAAATTGCGAATCCAATCCAACAATTTGTGAAGAACTGGGCTTTGGCGATTTAGTGAAAATTACCAACCATAGGGGCGATAGGGAACCCAAAGTAGCGTTAGTTCTACCCAACAAAACCTCAAATAATTTGTTCGACTATCCCAACGGCTACTCAGCGAAGTCAGACGGCTATGTAGATTTTGCTAAGAGGACTTTTGCAAACAGTAAATTTCCCAATATAACAGAAGAGGAGcttcagaaaaaaatttccagaaatgttgattttttacaagaaagGGGACCTGTAACCAACAATGATATCCGTTTAGTCTTTTCATATGATCCTGAAACTGTTGTTACTGAAGATTTCGACATTTTGGAATACCTAATTGAGcctctttcaaagattcCAAACCTCTATTTGTATCAAATCGACAAGAATCTAATAGATTTATCCCGTAATCATTATAGAGGCATGTATCAAAAGATCAACTACAACACCGACGAAGCTCAAAAGAATCTTAATGAACAATACTTTACCATGAATACGGTTACGCAACTCCCAACCTTTTTCATGTTTAAAGATGGTGATTTCATATCCTATGTTTACCCCGGATACTCCACAACAGAGATGAGAAATATTGATACAATTATGAATTGGGTAGAAAAGTATTCTAATCCCTTAGTTGCAGAAGTTAACTCTTCCAACTTAAAAAAGTTAATGTCCTTCCAAACCAAGAGTTACAGTAATTTAGCAATTCAGTTAGTTAATGGCGGTGATAACAAACATATCAAAGGAAGCAATAAGCTTATCCATAACTTACTCCTCGCAAGTTGGGATTATGAACATATTCGGATGGAAAATAACTTCGAAGAAATTAATGAGAGAAGAGCCAGTAAAGCAAACGggatcaaaaaattaaaggaCAATAAGGCCCCAGCTAACAAAATTGTTGACAAAATGCGTGAAGGAGTTCCCCATAAggatcaaaaaaaattgttacTGGGGTATTTAGATAtttcaaaggaaaaaaatttttttagaaaattCGGTATTACTGGGGAACATAAAGTTGGTGACGTGATTATCATTGATAAATCGAATAATTACTACTATACTACAGATAATTTTGGCGACACATTGACATCTAACAATCCTCAATCGTTGAGAGAGGCATTCGTATCCTTAAACATTCCATCAAAAGCTCTGTACAACTCTAAGTTAAAGGGGAGGTTGATGAATTCCCCATTCCACAGTGTTTTTAGTTTCCTAGACATAATCCACCAGAATGGCATGTCTGGCTACTtaatcattatttttttgattatcACAATACTTAAAGGCCCATCTGTTTACAGAAGGTACAAAATAAGGAAACACTATAGGGCGAAGAGGAACGCTGCCGGTATCCTAGGAAATatggagaagaaaaaaaatcaagattAAATGTTTAGGTagttataaaaaataaaagaatgTCGATATCTTATGATGCTATCATAGctatctttcattttcacttttttttgtcactTAGTTTTAATGTACAATATGCAAATATTTATGTAATCCAcacccaaaaaaaaagcacacctacaaagaaaaatattattaacCATGTTTTTATACTGATCCCAGATCTTCTGGCCATCTCCATCATGTTGCCGAAAGTCCTTTTGAGTTTTACGGAGGTGTTATGGAAAGTGTCACCAAGCTGGTCAATAGTTTGATTACTGCCTCTAATCTCATCACCCATCTTCAATGACAGTGACTTCAGTGCCTTTATCCTCTGACCCATAGCCCCCATTTGCTCTTCACTTTGAGATTCAAGTGATGCCAAAGTACTTTGAGAGTAATCTAGTTTGTCTGTACTCCCTAGCGCTGATGATCCATTGTCATCGAGATCATTTGATCCATCAGGCGGTCCGAACAATTGTGTCCTACCAGTATCACGTTGATAAGTGTTTCCCCCTGCAAATCTGTATACACCGTGCTATGGTTAGTAAAACGAATTCACTTGTGGACAATAATTCCTAGTATCGAAGTACTATAGTAAACGTCGAAAAAAAGGGCTACTCTAAATGTAGAAAgtctaatttttcatacCTTGAACTCATCTGTGTGGCCTGGTGTTGTAAGATTCTTCAACCATATCTTTTAACACATTcaacatcttcaaaataaactACTGTTTGTTTTCTACCATTCCTTGGCAAAGGGCGCGAGTTGAAAAAACTCCATCTTTAGCAGCTACTGGATACTTTCGTGATGTGGAAAATGtatgaaagaaagaatgatGAATCTCCTTACGTAGCTTAAGCCAACGATGAGGTAGTATTCATTAATCAACAAGTGTTAGTTTCGCCTGAAATAATACAAGAATATAGAAGACTCACAAACGTTTTTTCTGCTGTTCGCACCTTCAAATTTTGGCACATCGAATCATCACGAGTAAAACATATCCTTGAACACTAACCTAGAATGTACGGACATACCTGAAAATAGAATTATAAAGCGACCGTTGAGGCACTTTAGCTACTATCAGCAAATAAATACTATGAATTTAGTAGGCATTATTTAGAAGAATCACATTAGACGGCTCATCGCGCAGTAATAGCAAATGGAAAGAACTCGGAAGGCTTCCTTAGTCATCAACGTTTTATACCATCAATacaaaacaaattgaaagaaaaagttgaaaactGTACGCATGCGTCACAGAGAATCCAAACCGTACACGAATATAGCAAGTAGGAATGGAGAAACAGGAGATAGGCGTTCCTGCGGCCTCTTTGGCAGGAATAAAACATATTATACTGATCCTTTCCGGAAAAGGTGGTGTCGGTAAAAGTTCGGTAACTACGCAGACTGCGCTGACCCTTTGCAGTACGGGCTTTAAAGTTGGAGTTTTAGATATTGATTTAACTGGGCCATCCTTACCGAGAATGTTTGGCCTAGAGAATAAATCTATTTACCAAGGTCTTAATGGTTGGCAACCCGTGGAAGTGGAAACTAATTGCGCTGGTTCTCTTAGTGTAATATCATTGGGGTTTTTGCTAGGCGATAGAGGGAATAGTGTGATATGGAGAGGGCCCAAGAAGACTTCTATGATAAAACAATTCATCTCCGACGTCGCCTGGGGTGAATTGGATTACCTACTAATCGATACCCCTCCAGGAACATCAGATGAACATATTTCGATTGCAGAGGAGCTGAGATATTCCAAACCGGATGGTGGTATTGTAGTGACTACCCCACAGAGTGTTGCAACAGCTGATgtcaaaaaggaaattaatTTCTGCAAAAAGGTTGATCTAAGAATCCTTGGTATAATTGAAAACATGTCAGGGTTTTTATGCCCGCACTGTGCAGAATGTACAAATATCTTTTCTAGTGGAGGTGGCAAAAGATTATCCGAACAATTTTCTGTCCCATATCTAGGTAACGTTCCTATAGATccaaaatttgttgaaatgATTGAAAATCAAGCTTCAAGTAAAAAGACGCTTGTAGAAATGTATAGAGAGTCGTCTCTTTGTcctatttttgaagaaataatgaagaaactgAGGAGACAAGACATTACAACTCGTGTTGTGGAGAAACACGATCAACCTCAAATAGATTGATCGGTTCCTTAAGGATGTTCCCAAATAAGGTCCAATCctatatgtatatatatatatatctgtGTGTGTGTGCGTGTATGTACTtatattttaatttttggGGCTACAAGTATATTTCAATCCGTCCTCAATTGAAATGTGGCTGGAAGCTAAATAGTAAATAAGGCATGCACTTCAACTGGTTATACAGGGTATTCAATGCCGGGTAAATGTGGCcaagaaataatatttaatCAGTCCATTCTGGGAAAGAGCAACTTTGTCGATTACAGAGGAACCACAGAATTCACTAGGTGGGCAATACTTTACTCGTCGGTCAATACTATGACTCGTGATACCCCTGAAGATGTCAGCACTGCAGGTGCAAAGGATATTTTAGAGGTTTTAAACCTACTAAAGGGAggagaagagaaaatatcaGAAGTGGAACTTAAGTTGGAcgaaatggaaaagaaaatggacTCTCTATTAGTTCAGTTAGAGGATCTGCACAAGGACAGCAACGATTTGGCGAAAAGTTCCagccaaaaataaagagtaCGCTTACAGTCGCACAGAGAAGGAAcgttaaataaatacaTACGATCTTTTCGCTAATAATCATTTATTTACCTTTCTATAAAAAGTGGCTCATCTTCGTTCTCGACGAACGGGTTGGGGTCTCTCTCAGGATTAATCATGTAAACGGCTGGGTCTACGTCAAGAACTACTTTAACTTGCTTCCCACTCCCAATCcaccattttttcaaatcagaACTAGGTGGTGGTAATTTTCTACCTCTTTTAGGCTCAGGAATTGGCGTCGGAGAATGCGTAGGGCCAGCTATTGGATCATTGCCCTCAAAACTTTCGGTAACAAATGCGTCATCACTCAGAACCGCGATtttctcatcatcatccaaTCCCTCTAGTCTTTCCATAATCTTCTCGTAAATTTGTGTACCCAAAGtagtctttttttgttcatcgACTACTGTTACTCTAGCCCTGAATATGGCATATACTGGTCTATGATCGGAAAACAATATATCTTCACAACATTTATACTCTAACTGTTTCAGTACTTCTCCTCTGCTCAAAATTCGGTCAGTCCATGCTGGTATCCTCATTTTTTCACTCGTGTCGTAGTTTTTGGTTCCTGGGTCAAATTTATAGGTAGGTGGGAAATCAATTGCCATTTCATGGAAGTATGGAAAAGACTCACCTGCGATCATTTGTTGATTAAGTTGATCTTTCTCAAATAGACTGGCATATTCTTTGGAGACAATTTTTCGTCTAACATCTTCATTTGACATCAATATTCTGTAATTGAAATCACCCATCCAAATAATTGCGTCGTGATCCTTTATTCGTAATCCTTTAGAGAACCTGATACTTTTTGCAATCGTCTTATAGTCGTTATGCCTTTGTTCAACATTTTCTAGCCCTGCCGCTAAATGAGATACCAGTACGCAAAATCTTGTAGCTGAATACTTGAAACTAACTGCGACGGCTCCTTTATTAGAAGCCATTCCTCCAAACCCAGTTTTTTTAACATCTCCTTCAATATGTTTTACTTTAGAATATTCTGTCTCATtcataaataataaaagtaaaataCCGCCCAACTGCGTACTCCATAGACGgacatatttctttttacgTCCGGGCCCATTTAACAACGtcaatatcttcttttcccaAAATTGTCGGACATATGGATCGGTAGCAAGCATATGACCTGGTGTAAGTTCTACTACTTCTTCTAATCCGATAACATAAAGATCAGCCATTTCATCATCCTTGGACATCGATTTCGGAAatatccaattttttatatcaTCTTTTGGGATTTTCCCACTTATATTAAATGTTCCTGCAAAAATTGAGATGTCTTTCTCGAACGTATATTTTGACCTTAATTGCTTTAAATGCTGAGAGATGTAGATATGTAGCGGGTCGTATAATCTAACTCGAGAACCAAATAACTTCGAATAAACCTTTGTATACTTACCAGAATTTTTTGTGTGCTTAGTGTATGTTCGATCAAGCCAGTAATAGTTTTCCGACCATAGCTTATCATGCGCGTCTAAGAATGGGGAAGTTAGTTCAAATAcatcaatttcatttgTAGTCAGTTCAAGTACTTCCTTGCTCACTAACCTTTCAACTGTGTTaggtttttcaattgaatcaaACGCGCTTATTCGTAATACCCCCGTTTGTTTTGCAAAGTAGATGCCTTTGGAGATATCATAGGCAAACGCGCCAAACTCGTAAATATCCTGctttaataaataaagtAATTTATGGGGAGACTTTGTCAGAACACTCGAGCTGTATTCTatatttgttatttttattccCTTTGATTCAGCGCAATCCTTGTACGTTAGTGCTAGCTTTTCTTGAGATTCGCTTCTAGGTTTTATGATATTGACGATACTCAC
This region of Saccharomyces paradoxus chromosome IX, complete sequence genomic DNA includes:
- the INP51 gene encoding phosphoinositide 5-phosphatase INP51 (Phosphatidylinositol 4,5-bisphosphate 5-phosphatase~similar to YIL002C), whose amino-acid sequence is MRLFIGRKSRSIVISSNNYCLSFQRLRSIPGASSQQRQLSKTPSVTIKSFPDTDLSNDSNYLEVKSCIFNGLLGLVCLNGDIYVAVISGVQNVGFPRWKLIDHQVRPSESIYKVLDVDFYSLESDVFDYLLCERSEQNYDKLIHEHPCGPLKKLFSDGTFYYSRDFDISNIVKNHGLSHNLEYTVDNQDLSFIWNSNLASEVINWRSKISNEEKQLFANAGFLTFVIRGYCKTALIEDGPNTASITIISRISTESKQDTLELQGISEDGRISLFVETEIVVTTEKFIFSYTQVNGSIPLFWESVDSQLLYGKKIKVTKDSIEAQGAFDRHFDNLTSKYGVVSIVNIIKPRSESQEKLALTYKDCAESKGIKITNIEYSSSVLTKSPHKLLYLLKQDIYEFGAFAYDISKGIYFAKQTGVLRISAFDSIEKPNTVERLVSKEVLELTTNEIDVFELTSPFLDAHDKLWSENYYWLDRTYTKHTKNSGKYTKVYSKLFGSRVRLYDPLHIYISQHLKQLRSKYTFEKDISIFAGTFNISGKIPKDDIKNWIFPKSMSKDDEMADLYVIGLEEVVELTPGHMLATDPYVRQFWEKKILTLLNGPGRKKKYVRLWSTQLGGILLLLFMNETEYSKVKHIEGDVKKTGFGGMASNKGAVAVSFKYSATRFCVLVSHLAAGLENVEQRHNDYKTIAKSIRFSKGLRIKDHDAIIWMGDFNYRILMSNEDVRRKIVSKEYASLFEKDQLNQQMIAGESFPYFHEMAIDFPPTYKFDPGTKNYDTSEKMRIPAWTDRILSRGEVLKQLEYKCCEDILFSDHRPVYAIFRARVTVVDEQKKTTLGTQIYEKIMERLEGLDDDEKIAVLSDDAFVTESFEGNDPIAGPTHSPTPIPEPKRGRKLPPPSSDLKKWWIGSGKQVKVVLDVDPAVYMINPERDPNPFVENEDEPLFIER
- the CMI7 gene encoding Cmi7p (similar to YIL002W); the encoded protein is MPGKCGQEIIFNQSILGKSNFVDYRGTTEFTRWAILYSSVNTMTRDTPEDVSTAGAKDILEVLNLLKGGEEKISEVELKLDEMEKKMDSLLVQLEDLHKDSNDLAKSSSQK
- the EPS1 gene encoding protein disulfide isomerase EPS1 (ER protein with chaperone and co-chaperone activity~similar to YIL005W), which translates into the protein MTTNLKRLIFTFLPCITLLLKLTIAAAEPPEGFPEPLNSAEFKEELSKGLHIIDFYSPYCPHCKHLAPVWMETWEEFKEEGKKLNITFSQVNCVESADLCADENIGFFPDIRLYNPSGYVKSFTETPRTKESLIAFARRESVDPNNLDVDLDSAISQSQYLEGFDFLELIAGKATRPYLVSFWPTKDMKDTDDSLEFSVCDKCHEFQRTWKIISRQLAVEDIKTGHVNCESNPTICEELGFGDLVKITNHRGDREPKVALVLPNKTSNNLFDYPNGYSAKSDGYVDFAKRTFANSKFPNITEEELQKKISRNVDFLQERGPVTNNDIRLVFSYDPETVVTEDFDILEYLIEPLSKIPNLYLYQIDKNLIDLSRNHYRGMYQKINYNTDEAQKNLNEQYFTMNTVTQLPTFFMFKDGDFISYVYPGYSTTEMRNIDTIMNWVEKYSNPLVAEVNSSNLKKLMSFQTKSYSNLAIQLVNGGDNKHIKGSNKLIHNLLLASWDYEHIRMENNFEEINERRASKANGIKKLKDNKAPANKIVDKMREGVPHKDQKKLLLGYLDISKEKNFFRKFGITGEHKVGDVIIIDKSNNYYYTTDNFGDTLTSNNPQSLREAFVSLNIPSKALYNSKLKGRLMNSPFHSVFSFLDIIHQNGMSGYLIIIFLIITILKGPSVYRRYKIRKHYRAKRNAAGILGNMEKKKNQD
- the YIA6 gene encoding NAD+ transporter (Mitochondrial NAD+ transporter~similar to YIL006W), with the protein product MTQTDNPVPNCGLLPEQQYCSADHEEPLLLHEEQLIFPDHSSQLSSADIIEPIKMSSSTDSIIGSTLRKKSVPLSSTQITALSGAFAGFLSGVAVCPLDVAKTRLQAQGLQTRFENPYYRGIMGTLSTIVRDEGPRGLYKGLVPIVLGYFPTWMIYFSAYEFSKKFFHGIFPQFDFVAQSCAAITAGAASTTLTNPIWVVKTRLMLQSNLGEHPTHYKGTFDAFKKIFSQEGFKALYAGLVPSLLGLFHVAIHFPIYEDLKIRFHCYSREDNANSINLQRLIMASSVSKMIASAVTYPHEILRTRMQLKSDIPDSIQRRLFPLIKATYAQEGIKGFYSGFTTNLVRTIPASAITLVSFEYFRNRLENISSVAF
- the CFD1 gene encoding iron-sulfur cluster assembly protein CFD1 (iron-sulfur cluster binding protein~similar to YIL003W), with the translated sequence MEKQEIGVPAASLAGIKHIILILSGKGGVGKSSVTTQTALTLCSTGFKVGVLDIDLTGPSLPRMFGLENKSIYQGLNGWQPVEVETNCAGSLSVISLGFLLGDRGNSVIWRGPKKTSMIKQFISDVAWGELDYLLIDTPPGTSDEHISIAEELRYSKPDGGIVVTTPQSVATADVKKEINFCKKVDLRILGIIENMSGFLCPHCAECTNIFSSGGGKRLSEQFSVPYLGNVPIDPKFVEMIENQASSKKTLVEMYRESSLCPIFEEIMKKLRRQDITTRVVEKHDQPQID
- the URM1 gene encoding ubiquitin-related modifier URM1 (Ubiquitin-like protein involved in thiolation of cytoplasmic tRNAs~similar to YIL008W), whose translation is MVNVKVEFLGGLDAIFGKQRVHKITMDKEDPVTVGDLIDHIVSTMINNPNDVSIFIEDDSIRPGIITLINDTDWELEGEKDYILEDGDIISFTSTLHGG
- the NAS2 gene encoding Nas2p (Proteasome-interacting protein~similar to YIL007C), whose product is MEEKELSKLLANVKIDPSLTSRISQMDSFKLSELMVLKTDIEAQLEAYFSVLEEQGIGMDSALVTPDGYPRSDVDVLQVTMIRKNVNMLKNDLNYLLQRSHVLLNQHFDNMNVRSNQNTTRNNDDQAIQYTIPFAFISEVVPGSPADKADMKVDDKLISIGNVHAANHSKLQNIQMVVIKNEDKPLPVLLLREGQILKTSLTPSRNWEGRGLLGCRIQEL